In Eschrichtius robustus isolate mEscRob2 chromosome 2, mEscRob2.pri, whole genome shotgun sequence, a single window of DNA contains:
- the LOC137758924 gene encoding LOW QUALITY PROTEIN: neuropeptide Y receptor type 6-like (The sequence of the model RefSeq protein was modified relative to this genomic sequence to represent the inferred CDS: deleted 1 base in 1 codon; substituted 1 base at 1 genomic stop codon) gives MELFLNHPASNKTTIKSNNSAFFYFESCHPTSLALLLLLIVYTVILIMDFFGNLSLIIIIFKKQREAQNVTNILYTNLSLSGILVCVMYIPFTIIYTLMDHWIFGDIMCKRTSYVHSVSICTXEVVSVSIFSLVLTAVERYQLIVNPWGWKRSVAHAYWGITLIWLVSLLLSIPFFLSYHLTHEPFQNLSLPTDLYTQQVACVENWPSKMNWLLFTTSLFMLQYCVPLSFTLICYLKIVICLRRRNGKVDKKRESESWVRENKRINTMLISTAVTFGVCWLPLNIFKVIFDWYHEVLMSCHHDLVFVFCHLIAMVSTCIHPLFYGFLNKNFQKDLVLLIHHCWCFAPRERYQNIAISSMHTDESKGSLRLAHTSRSI, from the exons ATGGAACTTTTCCTAAACCATCCAGCATCTAATAAAACCACTATAAAGAGCAACAACTCTGCATTTTTCTACTTTGAGTCCTGT CACCCCACTTCCCTAGCCTTGCTCCTATTACTCATAGTCTATACTGTGATCTTAATCATGGACTTTTTTGGAAACCTGTCTCTCATTATTATCATCTTTAAGAAGCAGAGAGAAGCTCAGAATGTCACCAACATACTGTACAccaatctctccctctctggcaTCTTGGTATGTGTCATGTACATCCCTTTTACTATCATCTACACTCTGATGGATCACTGGATATTTGGGGATATCATGTGCAAACGCACCTCCTATGTGCATAGTGTCTCCATATGCACATAGGAGGT TGTCTCTGTGTCCATATTCTCACTTGTGCTAACTGCTGTTGAAAGATATCAGCTGATTGTGAACCCTTGGGGCTGGAAACGCAGTGTAGCTCACGCCTACtggggtatcacattgatttggcTAGTTTCCCTTCTGTTGTCTATTCCCTTCTTCCTGTCCTACCACCTCACCCATGAGCCCTTCCAAAACCTCTCTCTTCCCACTGACCTCTACACCCAGCAGGTGGCCTGTGTAGAGAACTGGCCCTCCAAAATGAACTGGCTCCTCTTTACAACCTCCCTGTTTATGCTGCAATATTGTGTCCCTCTGAGCTTCACCCTCATCTGCTACCTGAAGATTGTTATCTGCCTCCGCAGGAGAAATGGGAAAGTAGACAAGAAGAGGGAAAGTGAGAGCTGGGTCAGGGAGAACAAGAGGATCAACACGATGTTGATTTCTACTGCGGTAACCTTTGGGGTCTGCTGGCTTCCCTTGAACATCTTCAAGGTCATCTTTGACTGGTATCATGAGGTCCTGATGAGCTGCCACCATGACCTGGTATTTGTATTTTGCCACTTGATTGCTATGGTTTCTACATGTATACATCCTCTGTTTTATGGCTTTCTCAACAAAAATTTCCAGAAGGACCTGGTGTTGCTTATTCACCACTGCTGGTGCTTTGCACCTCGGGAAAGATATCAAAATATTGCCATCTCCAGTATGCACACAGATGAATCCAAGGGATCATTAAGATTAGCTCATACATCAAGAAGTATATAA